A single window of [Clostridium] hylemonae DSM 15053 DNA harbors:
- a CDS encoding leucine-rich repeat protein, translating to MKKAKKSILALLLAVMMLFSLAPAPVFATGADDAPTGSSTQTKASEGAPSDVGSGAPDIITSEQQTDGAQTGAQFDQSGTVDLNRYDSFEEAASAQTNEPRTQYTTLKITGKTNRDTWTTDDRNYFRTNFSRVAELDLGNFTGTFGERAFEKSSIEKVRLPADVSIPIYMFSGCKSLATLSVGSNLPASGVIDLTGFTAAYSDRAFEDCTSIKEVKLPADVAIANAMFSGCKSLATLSVAGNINAQGGVIDLTGFTAIYSGTRTFMGCTSIKEVKLPADVAILDYMFSGCESLATLSVGSNSSTPNVIDLTGFTAACGIDAFQDCTSIKEVKLPADVAIGNYMFLGCNSLATLSVAGNINARGGVIDLTGFTAAYGYNAFAGCTSIKEVKLPADVAISDFMFIACKNLATLSVAGNINAQEGVIDLTGFTAAYGGSAFASCTSIKEVKLPADVAIGGYMFSSCESLATLSVAGNINAQGGVIDLTGFTATYSESAFGACDSIKEVKLPADVAISDFMFIACKNLATLSVAGNINAQEGVIDLTGFTATYGGGAFRACDSIKEVKLPADVAIGDYMFYGCGSLATLSVEGNINAQGGVIDLTGFTAAYGDDAFRDCISITEARLPDAAISQEVFIGCTNLDVLMFYGAGAPGVGFKAFSGVHDGGTLYYPQGGMDYTKGTFGAPDLANWDFIEAFGPEVVTQPSAQTGTVGQTAAFQFAVSGAPLAFRWQQSVNNGSWTDLADGGGYAGTATDMLIIDNLQQEQNGYKFRCVASNYGNYSADVISKAVTLTVSAEPALQPPAAPYDKAAPGDLVFTYTGAIAGPDVGVSAQFTYLPTGEVSTNLPPESRTGAGDGFVYTPDVGVTFPLALMQQHASPNGSGVAGLRTGRYRLDLTVMLADGVSKVYSAEFEIIDSTPVPVPKPGSTIPQTGDTANPLSWLLIILAALAVCASLLLYRKRRAKDSKATGIPRKR from the coding sequence ATGAAGAAAGCAAAGAAAAGCATACTGGCACTGTTGCTGGCGGTGATGATGCTGTTCTCGCTGGCGCCGGCGCCGGTGTTTGCCACCGGCGCGGACGACGCGCCCACGGGCAGCAGCACACAGACGAAAGCATCCGAAGGGGCCCCTTCGGATGTCGGGAGCGGAGCTCCCGACATAATAACCTCTGAACAGCAGACGGACGGAGCGCAGACCGGCGCGCAGTTCGACCAAAGCGGAACGGTGGACCTGAACAGGTACGATTCTTTTGAGGAGGCGGCCTCTGCCCAGACCAATGAGCCGCGCACCCAATATACCACCCTGAAAATCACAGGGAAAACCAATAGAGATACATGGACGACCGACGACCGGAACTATTTCCGAACAAACTTCTCGAGAGTGGCCGAACTGGATTTGGGGAACTTTACCGGTACGTTTGGGGAGAGGGCATTTGAAAAAAGCAGTATAGAGAAAGTGCGCCTGCCCGCTGATGTGTCGATTCCTATCTATATGTTCTCAGGCTGCAAAAGCCTGGCCACGCTGTCTGTGGGAAGCAACTTACCCGCCTCCGGAGTGATCGACCTGACCGGCTTTACCGCAGCCTACAGCGATAGGGCCTTCGAGGACTGTACTTCTATCAAAGAGGTAAAGCTGCCCGCTGATGTGGCGATTGCTAACGCTATGTTCTCAGGCTGTAAAAGCCTTGCCACGCTGTCCGTGGCAGGCAATATAAACGCACAGGGAGGAGTGATCGACCTGACCGGCTTTACCGCAATCTACAGCGGTACTAGGACCTTCATGGGCTGTACTTCCATCAAAGAGGTAAAGCTGCCCGCTGATGTGGCGATTCTTGACTATATGTTCTCAGGCTGCGAAAGCCTTGCTACGCTGTCTGTAGGAAGCAACTCATCTACACCCAACGTGATCGACTTGACCGGTTTTACTGCGGCCTGCGGCATTGATGCCTTCCAGGACTGTACTTCCATCAAAGAGGTAAAGCTGCCCGCTGATGTGGCGATTGGTAATTATATGTTCTTAGGCTGCAACAGCCTAGCCACGCTGTCTGTGGCAGGCAATATAAACGCACGGGGAGGAGTGATCGACCTGACCGGCTTTACCGCAGCCTACGGCTATAATGCCTTCGCGGGCTGTACTTCCATCAAAGAGGTAAAGCTGCCCGCTGACGTGGCAATTAGTGATTTTATGTTCATTGCCTGCAAAAACCTGGCCACGCTGTCTGTGGCAGGCAATATAAACGCACAGGAAGGAGTGATCGATCTGACCGGCTTTACAGCAGCCTACGGCGGCAGTGCCTTCGCGAGCTGTACTTCCATCAAAGAGGTAAAGCTGCCCGCTGATGTGGCGATTGGTGGTTATATGTTCTCTAGCTGCGAAAGCCTAGCCACGCTGTCTGTGGCAGGTAATATAAACGCACAGGGAGGAGTGATCGACCTGACCGGCTTTACCGCAACCTACAGCGAGAGTGCTTTCGGGGCCTGTGATTCCATCAAAGAGGTAAAGCTGCCTGCTGATGTGGCAATTAGTGATTTTATGTTCATTGCCTGCAAAAACCTGGCCACGCTGTCTGTGGCAGGCAATATAAACGCACAGGAAGGAGTGATCGATCTGACCGGCTTTACCGCAACCTACGGCGGTGGTGCCTTCAGGGCCTGTGATTCCATCAAAGAGGTAAAGCTGCCCGCTGATGTGGCGATTGGTGATTATATGTTCTATGGTTGCGGCAGCCTAGCCACGCTGTCTGTGGAAGGCAATATAAACGCACAGGGAGGCGTGATCGATCTGACCGGCTTTACCGCAGCCTACGGCGATGATGCCTTCAGGGACTGCATTTCCATCACGGAGGCCAGGCTGCCCGACGCGGCCATTTCACAGGAAGTGTTTATCGGCTGCACTAATCTTGATGTGCTGATGTTTTACGGCGCCGGCGCCCCCGGCGTGGGATTCAAAGCTTTCTCCGGCGTACACGACGGCGGCACGCTGTATTACCCGCAGGGCGGTATGGACTATACCAAAGGAACCTTCGGCGCGCCGGATTTGGCAAATTGGGACTTTATTGAAGCCTTTGGCCCGGAGGTTGTAACTCAGCCGTCCGCGCAAACAGGGACAGTGGGACAAACCGCGGCTTTCCAGTTTGCGGTGAGCGGCGCGCCGCTCGCCTTCCGGTGGCAGCAGTCTGTCAATAACGGGAGTTGGACGGATCTTGCGGACGGCGGCGGGTATGCGGGCACAGCCACCGATATGCTGATCATCGACAATTTGCAGCAGGAGCAAAACGGGTACAAGTTCCGTTGCGTGGCATCCAACTATGGGAATTATAGCGCAGATGTCATATCCAAAGCCGTGACTTTGACGGTGAGCGCAGAGCCGGCGCTGCAGCCGCCCGCTGCGCCGTACGACAAGGCGGCCCCCGGGGATCTGGTATTCACGTACACCGGCGCTATCGCCGGCCCGGACGTCGGAGTGTCTGCCCAGTTCACCTACCTGCCCACAGGGGAGGTAAGCACAAACCTGCCCCCTGAGAGCCGTACCGGCGCGGGGGATGGTTTTGTGTACACACCGGACGTGGGGGTCACTTTCCCGCTGGCGCTGATGCAGCAGCACGCCAGTCCCAATGGCAGCGGCGTGGCGGGCCTGCGCACCGGGCGGTACCGCTTGGATCTGACGGTGATGCTGGCTGACGGCGTCAGCAAGGTATATTCCGCCGAGTTTGAAATCATTGACAGCACGCCAGTCCCCGTGCCCAAACCCGGATCCACCATCCCACAGACCGGCGATACGGCGAACCCGCTGTCCTGGCTGCTCATCATACTGGCCGCTCTCGCGGTTTGCGCTTCCCTGCTGCTCTATCGTAAGAGAAGGGCAAAGGATTCAAAAGCAACAGGGATCCCGCGAAAGCGGTAG